In Leptolyngbya sp. O-77, the genomic window CGGCTCGGAACCCAGATGAATCGCGGCGTGGGGAATGCCGGGGGGAATGGTGACCACGGTGGGATGGCGATCGCTCAGGGGAATATATTGATACTCGCGATTTTGCAGCACTACCAGCACAAAACTGCCGCGCACTACAAGAAGCTGGTCAGTTTGGAAATGGTGAACAAACAAATCGTCAATCATGCCTGGTGGAATACTGACCAGCATCGTTTCATGGCTAGACTGGGGGGTATAAAACTCAGCCATGCCGCCCTTGATCGAGGTCAACGGGCGAATTTCAACACGACCTTTCAGACCCATATCAGCACCTCATCTGTGAGCGTAATCTGTGAGCGTACAGTTTTAGCCTATACATCCACTATAAAAAGATTGTTACTGAAATGGCAAAATCGGTACGTTTCGTGATAGAGAAGTTTCTTCTTTTTTACAAGGCGTGATGATACAGGGGCGGGGGCAGAGCGCTAAACTCCCACCCCCGCCAAACGGGTTGATTTTTCGCACCTGTTGCGCCAGAGACTCAACCCGTAAACCCAATTAGCGGCCAGAAACCGTCAGGCTGCCGGGCTGGCCCAGATCCCCAGACAGCGTAATGCCGCGACCGTTGGCGCTGAGATGACGAACGATGAGATAAACCGTTTCCACTTGGTCAGACGCGCCAATCTTGTCTGCTAGTTCTGCCAGCGAGAGGGGCTGCCCCGTCGCCTTGAGGGTGGCGACGATCTGCCGCTGCAACTCCAGCACCGAGGCTGCTGCCTTTTTGCCCGCTTCTACACCAGGCTGGTGGTAGGCGTTGATATTCACCAACGAAGCGTAGAGGCTAACGGCCCGTTCGTATAGCGCGATCAGTGCACCGACGATACGCGGCGTGACCTGGGGAACCGTCACTGTGATCGAGTCGCGCTGGTTTTCGTAGAGCGCCTGACGAGTGCCTTGCAGCAGCCCCGACAGAAAATCGCCGCTGGTGGCGCCAGGTTCCACTTCGATCGAGTCGCCCTGGCGATCGCCCAGCACCTCGATAAACGTGACAAAGAAATTGGGCACGCCCTCGCGGAGTTGCTGCACGTAGGCGTGTTGGTCAGTAGACCCCTTGTTGCCATAGACCGCAATGCCCTGATAGACCTTGTTGCCGTCGAGATCGGTTTCTTTGCCCAGCGACTCCATCACCAGCTGCTGCAAATAGCGCGAAAACAGCAGCAGGCTGTCTTTGTAGGGCAGCATCACCATGTCTTTTTCGCCCTTGCCGTTGCCTGCGTAATACCAGCACAGCGCTAGGAGGGCGGCGGGATTGTTGCGAAGATCGGGGACGCGGGTGGCTTCGTCCATTTCCTTTGCGCCGTCCAGCATTCCCTGAATATCAATACCTTGCAGCGCCGCAGGCAGCAAGCCCACGCTGGAGAGTTCGGAGGTGCGACCGCCCACCCAGTCTTGCATGGGGAACGTGGCCAGCCAGCCCTCGGACTTTGCCACGCCGTCCATTTTGCTACCGGGCATGGTGACGGCGACGGCGTGTTGCCCAAAGTTTAGCCCGTGCTTTTCATAAAACTGCTTAACTTCCAACATGCCGTTGCGGGTTTCGGGCGTGCCACCGGATTTGCTGGTAATCACCACAAGCGTGCTGTTTAGTCGGTCTTTGAGCCGATTTAACACGCGATCCATGCCTGCGGGGTCAGTGTTGTCAATGAAGTGAATTTTGAGCGGCGCGGGTTCTGGGGCGAGCGCTTCGGCGACAAACTGCGGGCCAAGGGCGGAGCCACCAATGCCGACCGATAGCAGGTCGGTGAATTTCGTTGCCTGGGGTGGACGGATTTCGCCCGCATGAATTTTGGCGGCAAATGCTTTGATGCTGGCCAGGGTATCCACGATTTCGGCTTTGATCTCTGGACTGGGCGAGAGGTCGGGGTTTCGCAGCCAGTAGTGGCCGACCATGCGGTTTTCATCAGGGTTGGCGATCGCCCCTGCTTCCAGCGCCGCCATGTCCTTAAACGCCTTCTCAAACTTGGGTTTCATGCGCTCCACAAAGTCATCCGTAAAGCGCATCCGGCTAATATCGAGATAAAGACCCAGCCCTTCATGGAAGTAAAGCCAGTCTTGATAGCGTTGCCAGAGTGCAGTGGCATCCATAGTTGCTTTTACCCTTTGCATTCATCACCCCACAGTTTAGCGGCCAGCTTTGAAGGACGGATGAAGCTTTGGACACGTCAATTATTCAATTATTTAGATTTCCCGTAGCTCGGCTGAGTTTTTGTCTGGACTCGCTTAGCGTTGCCGTACCTTTGCTGGAAGAAGACCAGGGGCGATCGCCCCTACCCAAATCATCCCGACGAACGGCTCAACCCACCTTACTGCAACTGAGACAGCCATTTGGGGCATGGCACAGACGACCCTTGGTTCAGGGGCATCTGTCAATGATCAATCTATGGTGCAGACTATGGTGCAGACTATGGTGCAGACTATAGTGCAGACTATAGTGCAGACTATGGTGCAGAGAGGATTGCCGCCATCCCCACGCCGCTGGGAAATGATATGGTGTTCTAGATGAAAGACCTCGAACACTACTACAGAGTCCTAGATTTGGAGCCTGGCGCGTCCCTCGAAGAGGTGAACCAGGCTTACAAGGATTTGGTGTTTGTGTGGCATCCCGATCGAATTCCGACCGACAACGAGCGACTGCATCAGAAGGCGCAGGAAAAGATTAAGGAAATTAACCAGGCACGCGATCGCCTCCGCACGTTTCTAAAATCCAACGCCGGGTCTGCTACCCCTGCCAGCGCGGCTGCCCAACCCGCCAGCCCCCGCCCAGAGCCATCTCGCCCGTCCTATTCTCGCGCCCGCTATCGCCCACCCGCCCGCCCTGGCTATGCCCAAGGCTCCACCTACAAAGGCGCTTCCGACCCCAGTTCCTCCTATCGCGGCGCGGGCTATTCTAGCGCGGGACAAGCTGGCTCCAATCATTCAAGTTCCAGCCATTCAAGTTATTCCGGCTCAACCCATTCCGGCTCGACCTATTCCGGTTCGACCTATTCCAGTTCCAGCGCCAACAGACAGACCTCGCCGCCGCCGCCATACTCTGCCTATAATCCCGACTGGCACACCAGCGCCAGACCCAGCAGCGCCCACGCCCCCAACGGCAGCAGCGATCGCCCCACCGAAGCCCACGCCACTCCACCTCCCAAAGAGCCGCCGCGTCCCCCCCGTCGCCAAGATCCTGACCTCAGCGGCACCGACCTCAGCGGCCATGACCTGCGCGAA contains:
- a CDS encoding glucose-6-phosphate isomerase, which encodes MDATALWQRYQDWLYFHEGLGLYLDISRMRFTDDFVERMKPKFEKAFKDMAALEAGAIANPDENRMVGHYWLRNPDLSPSPEIKAEIVDTLASIKAFAAKIHAGEIRPPQATKFTDLLSVGIGGSALGPQFVAEALAPEPAPLKIHFIDNTDPAGMDRVLNRLKDRLNSTLVVITSKSGGTPETRNGMLEVKQFYEKHGLNFGQHAVAVTMPGSKMDGVAKSEGWLATFPMQDWVGGRTSELSSVGLLPAALQGIDIQGMLDGAKEMDEATRVPDLRNNPAALLALCWYYAGNGKGEKDMVMLPYKDSLLLFSRYLQQLVMESLGKETDLDGNKVYQGIAVYGNKGSTDQHAYVQQLREGVPNFFVTFIEVLGDRQGDSIEVEPGATSGDFLSGLLQGTRQALYENQRDSITVTVPQVTPRIVGALIALYERAVSLYASLVNINAYHQPGVEAGKKAAASVLELQRQIVATLKATGQPLSLAELADKIGASDQVETVYLIVRHLSANGRGITLSGDLGQPGSLTVSGR
- a CDS encoding dTDP-4-dehydrorhamnose 3,5-epimerase yields the protein MGLKGRVEIRPLTSIKGGMAEFYTPQSSHETMLVSIPPGMIDDLFVHHFQTDQLLVVRGSFVLVVLQNREYQYIPLSDRHPTVVTIPPGIPHAAIHLGSEPCFLVNAVLRHGDAHPKDYRPMKPPMPFDFVTARAALAELEYPIGIAS
- a CDS encoding pentapeptide repeat-containing protein — its product is MKDLEHYYRVLDLEPGASLEEVNQAYKDLVFVWHPDRIPTDNERLHQKAQEKIKEINQARDRLRTFLKSNAGSATPASAAAQPASPRPEPSRPSYSRARYRPPARPGYAQGSTYKGASDPSSSYRGAGYSSAGQAGSNHSSSSHSSYSGSTHSGSTYSGSTYSSSSANRQTSPPPPYSAYNPDWHTSARPSSAHAPNGSSDRPTEAHATPPPKEPPRPPRRQDPDLSGTDLSGHDLREKDLSGRNLSNANLQDANLSDTFLHRINLSSANLQRANLFRANLLEADLSNANLQDANLIGADLSGADLRGANLRGARMGVKDRIMVKMTGAYLSGAIMPDGEVHG